A window of Gossypium raimondii isolate GPD5lz chromosome 7, ASM2569854v1, whole genome shotgun sequence genomic DNA:
tgaatttgttAACATTGTTCATAatgtaatttaacattttatagttttaattgaCAAAATGTTGAAACGATTTATCGGTCTAATCTATTTGCATACATCAATTACTTCAATTGACGGAATAATGTTACTTCAAAGGAcgtgaaatatgaaaatatagtGACGTAATAATCTTACTTTTGTACAACATGAAAGTAAAGATTCTTATAAAAAATTCAGACTAGAGATACTAAAATGGATATTAAGTTTGAAGTATAGACTTGTGAGTGAAGTAGaaaaggtgtttttttttttgaacaatcttgTTAAAAGTTCTGATTATATATGCTCTTATGATgcttagaactacccatagcttattctcaagccttaaataggaggataatgcgcttcaataCACTTGAGCCTATGTCCTCCTATATTGACAATAATGCCCATGCCAATCGAACTAGGACTCAATCGACAAAAAGTGGAGCttgaaaaatagaattgattgtAATTTCAGAAGGGAAACAAtgagaaacaaatgaaatttcaatcaaaatatcAGAAAATCTAACATCTTCAAACCTATTTACTATTTGCATCTTATCAACAACAAATTACTAAAAGAATATGATCACAAGTATAGCTTCAGTTTCGTTCCGATCGAACTCCGGCATATCGGACATGTCTCAAGATCTTTCGAACATCCTTCACATGTCTGATGGCCGCAACCAAATGCCATGTCTTTCGAGTTATCAAGACAAATGGGACAAAGCTGTTCCAAAACAACCGTAAATAGGATTAAATTTCAACATCAGTTAtacatgtacatgtatatatgaaattcCATACCTGGCTATCATAAATGGAAATTGGAGCTGAGGGTGTTGGGCTGACAAGACTAGTACTTTCGGGACACGGAGGGACGCTTGGTTGGAAACCGGTACGGCAGGACGGTTTCGAGCTGTTGAAAGATGGGGCACCGTAAGTACGCAGAGGTAGGGGAACTCTATCCGGTACATTTCCTGTCCTATTGCTGCCAGAAAATAAATCGGAAATCGTCATCGTAGCTTCGAGTTTGCAAAAGGTTCAAAATGGATAGTGAAGTAAGTATTGTTACCCCAAAATGTTAAGCTCAATGGTAGCTTTGTACTGTGATGGAATCTCCATTAAGGCAGTTAGTGCAAATTCCGTTTCCTTGAGCGACGGAGTTGTATTCTTCGACATGATTTCCGTGAAATTCACGAACTAGAAAAACCGAATCGCAGCAAGAACGAGCTAAATAACTGAAGAATGAACGATATTGAACGTTAAACATTTTGTGTGCAATCAGAAATTACCCGGAAATTATCAAAGGCTCGAGCTGGAATGTTGTCGTCGAACTCTTTCATCATGTCCCACGGTCCATCTCCGACACCAACCAATATAATCGACAATGGAAGCTTGCTGTAATATACAAAACAACATATAAGACAATGAGAAAAACGAAACTGAACGAAGCAGGATCCATAATGTTTACCTTGCTTGTACTATGACATCAATAGTTTTCTGCTCTTGCGGACTTAGCCGATCCCGTCCAGTATCGGTACTTTTAGTTACCTGCCCATCGGCGATTATCACTAACACATGGTACTGGCCACGGCTCTGCTCGACAATGGTCATTGCCATTTCGATGATAGGAGCAAACGACGTAGGTCCTAAGTAACAATTACTAATCGGATTAGCTGCGGAAGGTAACTCGAAACAGGGATTAAAAAGGGAAGATTAACCGAAACCTGCAAGGCGTAGATGAGGCACGAGTTCTCTATATCGGCTTAAGACTTCCTCGAATCCGTTACAAAATCGGTTATCCGGATAAAAACTGAAGACATCTTGATCATGTGTTGATGCTGTCAATGGATAGTGTCGAAATTTAAGCCAATAGGCATCTCAAAAGGGAAAAACAAACACGAAATTTATCCGTACCATCACCGAATCCGAAACAAGGAATCAAATTATCTTCATCAAAGACAGATAAGGTTTTCCCAATGATCGATATTGCCTGTTCATATGGATTCAAATAATTTCCGATATGGTGTAAACTTTTGCCATTGAATGATCTTTTACCTACAAAACAAGTCACATTCAGTACGTAAAATGGCACATGACATATATTACCGGCGCGGCCGCGCATTTTTAAGGCATCGATCTTAACCTGTCCACATATTGCTCTTCGTGAAATCGATACCGACAATGAGATTCGACGATTCGAGTCCAGCATTCGCAAGAGCCTCCGTTACCTACGTAATCAACcggggaaaaaaataaataactaactTGTAACACAAGTAACCAATATAATAGATATACATACCTGATCTAAGGAGTTGTAGCTATCTGCAATGCTTGAATACCTCCTCTGCAACATCGTTTTATCATTTCCATGGTCTCGTGTAGGCGGATAATATGGCGGCTCGTGTTGCGAATGCGGATAATATTGCGGAGAAGCATAGCTGTACTTGGGGCTTTCTAGATCATATGAAGACTGAGGATAGAAAAAATACGAATCCCATGACGATAATGAATTGGAACGATTCGACGAACTTTGTCTCCAACTTCCCTCCTTCGAATTAGTACTTCCCATCAACTCCAAATTTTTCCAGAAATTCCGAAAACCAGTGAAGATCAACAAGTAAGGCTAAAATATAAGGATACCCTTTAAACCAAAACGACTATATATATACCAGCTAGTAAGAAATGAAGAGTTAAAAGGATATGGAATATTTGTGACTTTCCAagaaagttcaaaattttctacTTTACCAAACAATTAAGTGACCAATTCAGAAACGGATGCCAGCTAAAAGTATATTCTCAAAGTAAACAACTTTAAGACTTACGGGATCAAAGAGAAAATAATTCTCATGGCTTTGATTGAATCATAGGAAGTTGCTGAGTTTTTTACATAGCTTCAATGGAGGATAAGATAGGTATCTACTttgcttttgaatttttagatcaattattgattgaaacccaaaaaggaaaacaaaggtTAAATTGTGttattagtccttatactttgtaaaagttgtggatttagtctttatactttaatttgattaattttagggtttgtaCTTTTTGCCACGAAAGTAACATTTAAATTCACTTGGTTGAATTCAGTTGCTAGTTCTGTACTATGCGTATAGTCGTAGATTTGGCCCATATCCGCTAATTGCATCATTCTAAGTCTTTAtactattcaaattttgaaacttcAATTTCGATACAAATGACTgttgttaatttattaactgaatttttagtaagtaatatgtgaaaataatatgtTGACATGGCATtgcacatatgataatatgtttgccGCAACAAATTTCGAAAATAGTAAAACTGAATGGATTTAATAAATTATCGTTTGGTGAggaatgaaatttgaaaaattgaaaatataggggctaaaaatgatgaaattaaagtatagagactaaattaacaACTTCTGtaatgtatagggactaatagcagaatttaaccaaataaaaaacatttttgatGTTTGCAAGCTAAACTCACGTCTCAATCATGTCTTATCcttctttcaattatttttttcatcaacTTCAAAAGATGTCGGGACAGGGGATATTGGAatagttgataaaatattattatttattattttaaataacataatgCTATCAGagtatttatttcctttaatagttaatataaattttatatcttaaaatttattctaagtTAGATATATCTTTCTccataattacaaaataaaaataaaaattttaaaaagtattaaaattgtgaattttttattattaaaattataaaaaattagaatattatttaaaattattacgaaattacaaaaattgtaaaaaatatttaaaataaaaatattaaaatggtaaaaatattttaaaatataaaattgtaaaaaattaaaattataaaattaaaattactaaaatcataaaaaataagaaattataaaattgcaaaaaaaaaaaaagaaaagaaaagattggaATTATAAATAAGGAGCCTAGTTTAGGCTTAAGGGAAGAACAAGCGGAATAAGattaccaaaataattttaataacttttgattttttataatttcttaataacttttaattttttaataattttataaattttataatttggttgTAATATTTAATGCTTTTTTATTATGACTTAGGCCTTGAATAGGTTTCGTTTGTTATGAGTTTGGTCCACTTGATTGTGGTATATTTGATAAAACTAGAAGCATGGATTGACTAAGGTGCTAAGACTCTCAATTGAATTGTTTGAAGTGATTGATTAAAGTCTTATTATCTCTTAGATGATTAAAATGCTATGTTTTAGAAATAACTATCAGATTTATTTAAGGGAGTTTTGGAGCAATTGGAAGATTGTTTTATAAACACTTTTATGATAATTTCAGCTTTTAAATAAGTGTTTAAAGCTTATCAAGACTCTGTTGAATAGACTCTTGTATAAGTATATAAATAAGTTAGAGCAATTTTTGAAGTGTCTTTGTAGACAgctttattatgttttattatggtTGTTTTGTGGCACTTTTTTAAGtattcttttgaaaagtttattgATTGTATTGGGAGGTATTTTGGTGAGCCAATAGGTGATACAGACGattgttgaataaaattattcacTAAGCGAGGCTTTGCGGGCTTAAGACCGTTTTATCTAAACCGCGTTAATAAAAATTGGTTGTGTCGACTCTTTTCTACTCTTATTTTTTTCAGTCATCACAACGAGTGTTAAACAAAGTTGATTTATCATATCAATAGACAATCAAAGTGGGAAAAGTGATATACTTTATAGGCTAAAGTTTGCATTAAAcctatttaatataaaaactataaatgatataaaattctATTCCTAATGAATATTAGAGTCCTAAAGTTATCAAACTTGTTTATGGACATCCacttataataaatatattggtAAACTACATTGATGATCattcaactattagtaaatttacacTTGGGTCacataattatgaaaattacaattttaatcacTCAACTATTTGAAATTGGTCAATAAAGTCACTTCTCATTAACTTGCTAATAGAAGTCAACGTAGGTCATTAAATCACTATTCTTCAAGTACATCATTAGTCATCCAATTATTGGTAAATTTTCGTTGTGATCACCCAAATAtataaagttacaaaatgatcaatAATGTTATCgattttaacattttgatcACTCATCTGTTAACTCAATAAAGAACTGATGACATGACACTTTAACTCTTGGACTTAATAGCTAATTTAGCCTTTGAACTATAACTAAAATAGAATTTGGatcttttagatttttaaagttaaatccaaaaaaaatttaaaaatatcacaaattcttaaaaatatgaaaattcaaaatttactttatgaaattctggaatttttttaaaaaagtataagtatatgaaaatttcttgaaattttaaaattttgcctaaTTTTCCACATTGACAAGTTAATAGAGGAGTGACTTAAATGATCAATTTCAAGTATTtgagtaattaaattgtaatatttcataattaagtaattaaagtgTAAACTTGATgataattgagtgaccaaaagcgtaatttaccctaaatatatttgaaatattgtaGTTTCTAGAAGTACTTGAAAGTATATAAACTATTTGACGTGCATGGCTGGCTGCCCAATGGAAAGTCAAAATGTTTAGGGgataattgttgaattttggtACATTGTGTGGGGAAATTATGTTAGGGTTTCTAGACTTTGGGTTATCAGTATGACaaaggttaattttgttattcaaAGTCTTTGTTTGGTCTTCTTTTATAGAAGCATCtatcaattgaaatatatatatatatatatgtaaggtATTCAGAACTAGATCAATAGTTAAATCAGTCAGCTTATTGGTTCTCAAATTGATCAATTTGTctggttaaattgaataaattattaaaatatctcaGTTCAACTCCTAATTTAACCAATTTGTAGAATAACTGGTCTAACCCTTATTCTATACTGATCCAATTGACGTGTCTGTTatgattttggaaaaaagattttttaataggtattaataatttcttaatatGGAAAATACGAAAATTTAGGATAAAAAGAATGGCAAATATGTATCATGAAGCATTCCATCGTTGAAAATTCCAAAAACAACGTGAAAGGAGTCTTATGTAAAACAGTTGAAATTGGGCATCTAAAAGTCAAAGTTTATTggtatgaaaataaataaatgtagttAAGTTGACAACTTATCAAATGGAATATTATTTATCATACTTGTATTTTAGTGAAATtcttaatttggtccttttattattttttcgatCACTTCAAGGGTAAAGTTAGATTTTTTCTAGGGACCATTTATAAGAATTaaactacaatttcactattttattgACTTATATCTTTATAGTTTTTAGGAGGAGTAAATcaaaagtttattattttaagatgggataaattataattttaccatgtaTTAATTTCTAAGATTATAGTTTGTTTTGAatcactttatttatttttattatagtttCTTTTGAAGaactataattattatttaatattaaataaacaataatttaagCTTAAAAGTTGCGTCTCGCAAAATAACAcctagacaaaaaaaaaaatatatatcggATCATGGCTCGACCCATCAACAAAGTCTATTGTTCATcttagaaataatataatttttggattCTAAACTTAACAACTAGATTTACTTTGATATCTATATTTGTTTTATCCACTTTGGCACTTGGACGTAAAACTAAGTCCACATTAAttcttaaaattgaaaaatataaaagtttgataaTGTAACACTATGATATTGTGTCAtatcatcacttgaaaatttaaaaatttatataattttttaggtGATGGTGCAATATAGTCTCAAAGCATCACatttagtgttttaattatcGGACTAGTAGTTGAACAACTCAAACCacctatttttgttttaacCAGTTTGTTCAGTTTAACAGTCAAGCTGACAATAGTTagataaataattcaaatttataaaaatctaaaaaaaaaaaatttaaaccgaTTCAACACATTCAACAATCCATTTTTGTcctaattttttacttttaacaatttcaagTAGTTTTGGAGTCTAACAATTCAACCCATTTGCTTAGACTGTTATATCTACTAGTTCTCGGTCCATTCAATCAAGTTCCTGTTATAGCAACACTGGTCACATCATTAAATCTTAATAGAATCCAATTTAATGACCAAAATGGATCTAGCTGTCAAGTTCAAAAATCAAAgtggaccaaaaaaaaaaaaataccaatgTACCAAAGTAGACCTAATTACaccaaaaattatttctaaaaccctaaacccctttTATCTTATAACAAAATCATTATAAACATTTGTTTGCAACGCTTAACGTACTTAGCCTTTTGACCTAAACAAATAAAAGGCCAATTAAGCTACTCTAATGTTGCTAGCTTCTCTTCATCAACCTCAAATGCCTTCCTTGCTTGCTTCAGTTCCTCTCGCATTGACAGCAATTCCGTACACCGATTTAGTTTCGGCATGTCCTGCAGATTCAAATTGATTTTCAATAAAAACCAAAGGACAAACAACCAATTCCAGGAACATACTCAGATTATAGTTCCTCACGTATTCGTATTAAGAGTTTACCTTGCGAATTAGAAACAGAAAATCCTCAATCGATAACTTTCCTCTCTTTGATCCGATATCTTGAGCTTTATGCGCCTTTGAGCGAGTAAAACACCGACATGTTACCAACAATGGCATCTCATTAACCAAAGATATAAATCAGTAAACAGAAACTTACCAGATCTGTTACATAATCCATGACAATGTCTTCGACAAGGGTCACAGTCTCGGGGAGTGGCTGAAAATGCAAGAAATGGAGTTCAAAATTATGATCAAATACATATAACAATCATATTTCCAGAAAATTATACACGAACAAAGTGTCGTTTTCATTACTTCAGTGAACAAAAGCAGACAATGGTAGGCACGTTATGCACCTTTCTCACAATGAAGCATCCATAACATGAGATTTCAAACTTTATATGCCGGTATCGAGCAACTCATTTGAATTCTTGATGGAAGAATATGTCGAGCTACGCATAGCAAAGTTACAAATATGCTGCAACTGGAAATTTTCAGCTTTCTCAAAACAATCACTAACATATGACAATATCGTGATTTACAGTATACGACATTGAAAACCAATTGTTCTAGACAAAAACATGGGAAGGAATTGATAACTACTAATACTTAGTCTACCAAAAGGTACAAAACGGCCATATGCAACGCCAACGAACGATATACGAACTCATCGATGACATTACATGGATGCACAACCTCTACACTTCTAGTGAAATAAGTTGTAATTCATTGCAGTAACACGGGGAAGAAATTGATTACCGCTAAGATCCATGTTGTTCtgactctttatttttcttttaagtactCATTTCCGGTAAGGTATCGAGTTGTAACCCTCAAAAAATCCTCCAAATATATGGGAAAGTATCAAAAAAATGAAACCCGAATCCAAGTAACATAGGCTAAGGTTAAGTGATCAATTGAGCTCCCTAAAAAAGCCAGTATCCAATAAAGATGAACATACAAGTATGAAAAACAACATTCCAACATAAAAGAATGGGTGAAAGTACCTGGGAAGTTCCTGTATTATGGGGTGTTAGGACTGGATCAAATTAGACactctattattaaataaatcaatttagttcttatactattaaaaagaatcaaataagtccaAATAACATTTACAAGATAAAAATGTcctgaaaaattattattttaataatagttAAAGTCCAAATAAAAATTCCATTTACATAATCATAAAATTGCTAACTCTATTTCAAaatgatcttattttatttttttaatagtacaaggattaaattgatacatttaataatagagggactaatttgatcggTTCATATGAGGGGCTCTCATTTTCATTGAGATTTCAATCATAATCCATAAACTGAAACGAAAAATAGAAAGTAATGAAAAGGGCAGTATTCAAAATTTCTGAGGAATTATACTTACACTGGGATCATCTCCAAAACCATACATCATATGCTGCActgtaaataagaaaaacaatgtaaatcattaaaaacttgCAGGAAAAAAGAAACTCAGAGAATTGGGAATAAAAAAGGTTGGGTTACAATCTTTCTGAAAAACTCCTCTTTTGCGCTTGAAAGAAGTCTCTGAAGGTTGTGAAGACTCAACTTTAGCTTTTGAAGAGGGCCCTGTTGATGGGTGactcatttttttttatcctctCTACTTTTTCACAGAATCGTAGGAAACAAACAAGTCCCAATAAAAAATGTCAATCAGGAAACCCatcattaaaataatcttaaaaggGTTAGAAAAAGTAATTGATTTACCTGACTCTTGAAGAGGGGGGAATGGCACAAAAAGGAAGAGAATTCTGGTATTTGTAAAGATGGGTATTTTGATGGGCCAAGCTTGGGCACACCAATGCCCTTATGATGTGTTGGTGTTCCGCCTGCTTGAATCATATTGAATAGGTTAAAACATGTCGtcatttttatatcttttatatatattttttaagtatttaatttttctactctttagattttaaaatttaggtccatCTATTAAcgctattaaaattatttgaaatttaatccatGCACTATTCATAAATTTGAAACGAAACCTCTAGAATTGAACTAATATAAATCATCGGATGTCGAATGAGTACGATTAGCTTGCAAAATATCTACATATAGAGGGTTTCGAAGCCTCATATTCCGTTGCGACCATTGTTGCTCATGGCATCAGTAGAAAGGTAGTTCCCGTGACAAAGCAAGAATAACTTTACAAGATGCAACGATAATCATAGGCTTTCAAATTGAAGGAACCATTGTAGGGTGGTTGAATTTGAGCTTGAGCCAAAGATGAAGAGGTTACTCGGTCGTAACCTCGACAACAAGGGATATTTAAAAGGCAATTGAGTAAAGTTGACAAGTCGAGCATCCACCAGCAAGCGATGTCAACAACGAAgagtttgaaaaatatgttaaagCATACATACTGTGCATCATCGCatcaaataaatccaaaaaCCTACCGCTTAATGTATCTGCCATTGTTGGAGGACATCGCTCGTGTCGACACAAACAACTGGAGGTCCATAATTTTGGCATTCCTATACTGGGCCTTTTGACAATGAGACGGATTAAAAATCACAACAGTTGAACTTCGGCCTGGATACTAATGCCATTTATTATGTAAATCCCTTATCATCCATTATCTTTTCCACTTGTGAGAAGGTTAGGAGATATTTACATCCAATT
This region includes:
- the LOC105769227 gene encoding transcription initiation factor TFIID subunit 13, which translates into the protein MSHPSTGPSSKAKVESSQPSETSFKRKRGVFQKDLQHMMYGFGDDPSPLPETVTLVEDIVMDYVTDLAHKAQDIGSKRGKLSIEDFLFLIRKDMPKLNRCTELLSMREELKQARKAFEVDEEKLATLE
- the LOC105769236 gene encoding E3 ubiquitin-protein ligase RGLG2, with translation MGSTNSKEGSWRQSSSNRSNSLSSWDSYFFYPQSSYDLESPKYSYASPQYYPHSQHEPPYYPPTRDHGNDKTMLQRRYSSIADSYNSLDQVTEALANAGLESSNLIVGIDFTKSNMWTGKRSFNGKSLHHIGNYLNPYEQAISIIGKTLSVFDEDNLIPCFGFGDASTHDQDVFSFYPDNRFCNGFEEVLSRYRELVPHLRLAGPTSFAPIIEMAMTIVEQSRGQYHVLVIIADGQVTKSTDTGRDRLSPQEQKTIDVIVQASKLPLSIILVGVGDGPWDMMKEFDDNIPARAFDNFRFVNFTEIMSKNTTPSLKETEFALTALMEIPSQYKATIELNILGNRTGNVPDRVPLPLRTYGAPSFNSSKPSCRTGFQPSVPPCPESTSLVSPTPSAPISIYDSQLCPICLDNSKDMAFGCGHQTCEGCSKDLETCPICRSSIGTKLKLYL